The Chrysemys picta bellii isolate R12L10 chromosome 5, ASM1138683v2, whole genome shotgun sequence DNA segment AAGACCGAGTACTTGCTAAACATCCACACTCTGCTGGGCACCCATCTTACCTGTAAAGATGGAGGATATCGATATTTCTTTATTACACTTACATTTTACATCTTTAGCTATTAGAAAACTAGTAATGATATTAAAGATCACTAGGGCATCTAGCAGGCAGAGGAACATGCCAGAGATGATCCCAGATTTCACTATGAGACTTTCTGCAACTACATACACTGTGTGCACCCAAGAATGTGGATACAGCTGTGAACCTTGGTGAAGAATTACTGGTAAATAACTTTTTTCTTATTCATTTGGCAGTGCAAAAATAAACGATCAGCTATTTTCTAAATATGTGCCTTATTGTTGAAGCTAAGTCATGTTCTAAAACCTGCTCACTTTCAAAATAGTTCCATGTTACGCATACCATTTTGTATTCTGGTAATGAATAGACAAGTTTGTTTATGATATTTCATGATTTAATACCATTATCTCCAGGCTATGGCTAAACTATCAAAGTGCAGCCATTTGTTTTCTTGCTGGCATTTTTCATCCAATTAATTCATGCAGTCTCTTCTTGCAGTAAGTTTCATGCAAAATGTGCTAGGGTGATTTACAATCTTTCTCATGTACCACGGAAAACTGGATACATTATGTAAAACAAATGTCATAAACCCagacttaaaataaaaatcttgtcTTTTCTCAGATCTTGCACAGTAATTCAAACTAGCCCAAACATTTCCCAGACCACATAGATGAATCTTCTCCactgaatatttattttatctgAAGTGGTTTGCTTACCTTTAATGTGGGCGGACTTTGAAAATTCACAGAAACAGCATGTGAATATTGTGCACTGAGGAAAGGACACCAGAACCCAAGACAGAGAAGGAAAGACATTTTCCCTGATAGAAGAAAACTCTCTTTCACTCTCCTATATCTCTCAAAATCTGTTCACATCATAtctttggttttttttccatACAGCTCATAATGAAGTCTATGAGCCTTGAGAATTGTTGATGAAAAGTGCCTGGCTCTAGTTAGGCTATGCCACAGATTTTGTGTGTATTAGCTGACAGCTATCAACTAGTAATCTGTAGATGTAATTGTCAGTGTTGGTTGCCTGAGCTGCACTTCCTCCCGTTTGAAATTTTCTTGGCTAAAATCTATTAGATAAAACTGATGATCTTAGATTACTGCAATTTCTCTACATTGGGGGCTTCATGTCCACCAGGTTTGCCTCACAGAAGAAGTGCATATAATTCTTAGATTCTTTGGTGACCCATAATAGAAATAGAAAATGTCATTTTCCCCTATGATCTGCAGTCCCATTATGACCAAGTATGCTAGCTTTCAACAGAGTAGCTCAAAGGGGCATCCGAACAGTTGAAAGTAGATAAGAAATAATTATGAATTTtgttgttgtaggagcagcagtgatctgtatgcgaTGTATAATCTGtgtgctcaaaaggtctgtttggctttccccctcccactccctcctggaatgcttgtgggatgaatgggctggtttAACAGCTGGAAGGTCAGAAGAGCTTCCAAGTAGACAAgatgtctgggactctaattaggcagcgatcACACACCCAGTGCATAgacactgcccgaggtggagtgtgaccaaccagatgcagccaagtcatctctagtcacaggccatgaggagcaggtccttaaaaagggaaggggccatgtgctcaagagtgcactcacaagcttgtacctcccatgaaggcccttcgcccgggtTCACCGCGCATTCCGTCGTGCCtcaggaagacttaccttcatcgcaccgtCCATCActgcgctgtgggacacttaccttgaaggatcctgacatctccagtgccttgcctgtcctgggagcgtgaaTATGTGAGTATGAATGCGATCCCCTCCCACTTTTGAGGTTAGCTATCAATgtaataaacgtgctgctttctgccaaactcgggtgggtcattagtcctccctaagcttactagctggcccaatttcgggtaacattTGTGACCgctaatgttttttaatttgaatgtCCCTTTAGATTTTACAGTTATATAACTactgaaccaaattctgctcacaCTGATGCTGACATGAAACCAGAATGACTCTGATGAAGTCCACTGCAGACATACACCAGTGGATGTCAGAGAAGGTTTTGGATCCCTGTTTATTATTTTCCTATATTTtcattaaaggcctgatccaaaggcagtctatgggagtctttccattgacctagGATCAATCTAAGACATTTTATCCCTGCTCTTCCGCAGTAGTGCAGCCAGGGCAAAGCAGGGTAGCCAGCCACGAATGGATCGCACTGGTATAGAAAGATTCTTCAGTAGCATAGCCACAATGGCAACCAGTGTAAATTAGCATAAACCTCAGGCTGGTCTCTAATTTATGCCAGAGCACTGGATTGGTACAGAACTGGCATATGATCAAAGGAGCAAAAAGATGGCTTTAAGCAACCTTTGCACAGCACCCTGGGTTTCACTGTGCACTCCTTGGCGTAGAAGCTTTTTAATTGAATTGTCATAAGTAAATATAACTTTGGAATGTTTGTGCTTCAATATTTACACAGcacttgtatttttaaatgtattggcATCCCCTTTGAAAGGAGTCTTCACTGGCCACAAAGTGATCTTTAAATGGAACATTTTTCTAGTGAAAAGGTCAATTTGGTATTAAGGACGTATTTCCATTTTGAGTCAAGACATGGATGGCACTAACCAAATGTAGCCATGAAGGGATGTATGTCTGCTGGGCCTAGAAGATAaaccttttatttattattattattattattaattattatttttggtgGGTGGGATTCTTATCTGAACTAACCAAAACCTTACAAATTATTTGGATTTGGGAATTTTGTTTCTCCTAAACTGTTTTGCCTATTTCCAGGGCTGAATTCTCCTACTAGtctagaggtgggcaaactatggcccgccgGCCATATCCGGCCCACGGGACTCTCCTGcatggcccttgagctcccggccggggaggctagcccctggcccctctcccgctgtcccccgcagcctcagctcgctgtgcTGCCAGCGCTCTaggcggcagggctgcgagctcctgctgggcagtgtGGCTGCCAGAGCTGCCGGCCTGCCCTGGTGCTCTAGACTGCGcggcggcgtggctggctccagctgggtggcgcggctgccagtcctggtgctctgagtggcatggtaaaggggtgggagtggggggttggataaggggcaagtGGTTCGGGGAGCAGTTGGAACAGGGAGTAGGGAGCAGTTGGAttggcgtgggagtcccagggggcctgtcagggggcgggagtgtggataggcgttggggcagtcagggacagggagcaggggggttgaatagggggtggagtcccgggGTGGGtgaatagggggtggagtcccagGGGGGTGGTTGGGGCAAggagtcccaggaggaggtggtcaggggacaaggagtagggggggttggatgggtcagagattgaggggggcagttagggggctGGAAGTGGGAGGAGACGGATACAGGGTGGGGGCCATGCTGTTTGCGGAGGCACAGcattccctacccagccctccatacagtttcggaaccctgatgtgaccctcaggccaaaaagtttgcccatccctgtactAGTCCATAGAGCTGGATCTCTGTTGAATATTTTGCCTCtgttccacagaagtcaatgggacttccaTTGCAGAATGAGTGTAGAATATACAATGAAGCTCTGTGCTGTGGCTTACGGGTCTGCTGTCTGGATTGGAAAGGAGAATTTTTATTGAATCAATgggttttttgtgggggaggggcctcTCTTTTCTCCTTATATAATCTATTTGAATGTTAGAGACCAGAATAGCATTGCCATTTTGTTGAGAATATTAACTTGGGAAATGTAATACATGGTCAGGAACAACGCAACGGAGGTGAAGCTTTCTATGTGACAGGACCAGTAAATAGTGAAGAAAGTAATATTGTACAATGCAAATTTTGGCAACCTGTTTTGAAGTTAAGTCTAAGATAGCACCAAACAAGAGTGTCAATATTGTAAATTATAGCTAATAAATTTGTAGAAAAAACTAATAGGAATACAACTACTTTATGTGGGTAAGTACAAAACCACACTTTCAGGCAGCAAGCCAGCTGTAAATCATATGTATTTTATGACTAgatctaagggcctgattttgaacAGGATCTTCACTACCCTCCCTTTTTGCACCCAAATACAAATACCTGTGCACTGTTATTTGCAAGTGTATTTGGATGTCTGTGTGGCATGACTGTGCCCATATATAAAATACTTAAATGTTTAAACTGATAGCAGTTGTTCCTACTAGATAAGGACAAATAAAGCAAGGCTTGTGccataattttcaaaaatgagatCCTGCAGTTAGTCTCAGAAATCCATATTTATGGAAGTTGCTAGGTGCTCAGTACAGATGAAAATCAAGTGACTTATTTAGATGGCTGTAGATGGTTTTAGGAGCCTAACTGTTGgcacccattttttttaaatcagtgttcAGGTTTTAAAATCCTTCCCCTTAATGTGCATCTAAAGCTACATCCCACTTTTCTCCTGATATGAAGAGTAAATTTCCTCTAGTTCTGTAGACAGTATCTATATAATAGCTGTAAAGGCAAATTTATATTCAGGTGGATTATATATACAAGTCTCAAAACCAAATGTTTATGGTTTAAAAAGTCCCTCTACTAAATTACAATGCCCTTGTGTGTCacacagagatttaaaaaactgaaacaatAAAGCTGTTAGGTGTCTCTTTATCTTCAGCTTAGTGTTGAGTGGtactccccacccacccagccactccagtgTAATCCTAAAAGCATCTCTGAGCTTTTCTTGTAACATAGTTAGCATTGCTATGATTTCCAGCATCCTCTCTACCTAAATCCTTTTAGATGGTTCATTTAATCCCTTTACAATTTAGGGATGTATTTCAATGTTATCTATGATTGAGTAAAAATGGAATCATACTTGATAGGATGGTGGTCAAGGCTCAGTTCTAACAAAGACCCTCTCCACGTTAGCAGACACAACCATAGTTGATGGGAAATCCTGGAGGAGCCATGTTAGATACTGAGGTCAGAATGAGATTCTCTGAGGTGGAAATATAGAGTTTGGCCCCAAGTTTCAAACATGGCTCAATTTCTAGCATAGACATTGCATGCTCGGTGGTCCCGTTGTGTAGGCAGAAGAGCAGGTTTGAAATCAACATGTAGCTGCTTAGAAATCACAGCTAGAAACTCTTTGCCACAATGATCGATAGTGCAAATTTATAATTGTTTAAGCATTTCCTTTGCTGCTTCCCCAAACATTCTTTTACCTGAAAGTTCCATCTGAAGTGAGAGCATGCAGTCAGTGTAGATAAACCCACTGCTCATATTATTCAGTGCTCAAGTTTCTGGGCCCTATTCAACATTACCCTGCAGTCTCTTTGTGCCAGCTAAGCTGGTATAGACGGGGAGCAGGCTAGGCATGAAAGCCACCCAATGCAGGGAGTTTCTGTACGCCCTCCAGAGGATCCCCAGGCACAGAGGGAGGAGATCTAGAGTTTGTTACAGCAGGAAAGCAACTTGAGGCAGCCCTCAGGGCCAGAATTGAATTAAGTAGAGCCAGAGCCCTGAAGTTTGTGGGATAAGCAGCTGTTGGGCAGGGGATTACACACTCTAGgtgaattaaaatttaaaaatgaggGTAAACAATGCATATCCATGTGGCAAATGTTGTAGGTCTCCAGATGGCATTATTGCAGGCACTCTTCTAGTTCTCTGCAAGCATGACCTTGGAGCAATGCTCATCACCAACTGTGAAACAGTTCTTTTTAGATGCTGAACAATTGCCAGTAAAGCTTGAGATCTCAGAATAATTTTCCCTCATATAGTTGTGCTTACAAGCTATAACCACACAAGAGGACAAAATATAAGGCAtgcaaacatttttaataaaacctCAACTGGACATTCACATTATTTTATTTACACTCATCTTTGAAGATATAATAGCATTTTTATTATAGCACATTCTGCTCACTTTAGGATTAGAAGAAAAATTATGTTTGTGAGGCTAAATATACCAACTAAATAGCTCCATTTTCacaaaatatgaataaaaaaaagtttgagtttCATTTTCAACCCTATCATCAAAGTTAGGGTTGAAAATGGATCTCAGTCTGAATACAGATTGCACTTCAGTATCAAAGTTAAGAATGCAACATAACAAATTTGTGTATTAATCCTGGCCATTTGTGGTTTATTTACAAAGCCAGGATTTTGCACTGTGTTTTACAGGgataattaaacagaaatatatGAGAGACCTTTTGTTACTGGGGCTAGCCCTTTCAGGAGAGTCAGAGCTCTGTGACAAGCTCCTGAAAGGGAGAACAAGCCAACTCAAATCCACCTGGAGGTAAAGAAATCCCTATGCGCCTAGTTGACAACTGATTAGCTAATGAGCCTGACAAAGGGTTACCAGTCCTCAGCTGAGGTGGTAGTTGTTGCTCTGGTAGACAGGAAGTTCACCAGAGCAACAAGTTCAGGAGGGGGTTCCTGGAGACAGGAAGCCCTCTGAGGAGAGCTTACCAGAGCCAAGAAGTTGCACACTCAGACACAGAATGGCCAGGCTGTCAGAAACTACATGCTGCTACAGAGAAGAGCTACAGCTGATAGATCTGATTCTGGGGAAAGAATTCTTCCCAGATAGTGGCAAGAAGCCTGAACCGAGAGAGCTGCTGGAGTGGACTGGTGGACTCATGTGGGATGGATAAATTAAGATTGATTGTCTCCCAGCTAAGACACTGGAGTGAAGGTTTGGATGCATTTTCATTGAGGCTCTGGTTAATAAACTAGACCCCTTAGAGGGATGCTATTCCCTAAATAAAGTCTCATTTAACTTACGGATAGCCCACTTGGGGAAagttagggctaccatatgtctggatttccctggacatgtctggctttttggtctataaatagccatctgggggggatttttaaaaatctaaaaatgtccaggatttccccccggtcggctatttatagatagaaaagcagcagccaagcgccgctgggcagccaaagccccttcccggctccccccatcccctgcagccttaccacgccgtccggccccgcagctgtcttccccctcctcccctcccctgaacactccgccccctgctcctccccctcccctgcttcccgtgaatcagatcttcgcgggaagtgtgaaaagaagcaggggcagacaggaggcagcagcaggtaagctggggccgggggggcgcggccctggccgagcggcacCCGGCTGCCCCAGTGgttccggcccagctcgggcctcaacacccccggcccggcccggctcgggccccagcagccccggctcgggccccagcagccccggccgagcacctccggctcGGCCCAAACCCCGCAACCCcgccggagcgcagcccgattcctgggctctttaaagctggccctggtcaggggacagggaggggggggttggatgggtcgggagtttggggggggttgtcaggggggcaggggtgtggagaggggttgggacagtcagggacagggagcgggggggggattagatgggtctggggttctggcggGGCTgtcggggggcggggagcagttgaatagggcatgggagtcccgtctgggggcaggggtgtgaatatggggtgggagtgtggataagggtctgggcagtcaggggacagataggGTTGTAGGGCATTCTCAGgaggggccagtcaggggacaaggagtgggggggatggaggttctgaggggggcaatcagggggtgggaagtgggagggagtggatgggggtgtggtagggctagggcagggctccttccccccccccctcccagtgtcctcttttttgcttgtagaaatatggtaaccctaggaaagtGAGGCAGGGAGCATCTACAGGACACCTGGCCAAATAGCAGTACTATAGGGCAGGTATACCCTGTCtgaaaaagcttatgctctatgGCCCCAGTCCTACAGTTGGATCTGCTACCATTAGCCTTTAGGCCCAGGCAAAGATCCACTAACTCTGATTGGGATTTACCACAGACAAACACAGAAGGTGATAAgacagtggaggggaggagacaggaTGGACATTAAATAAAGATGATGCAGGTCTAATGACATTTGTAAACAAGTACGTTCTGATATGTTTAAACAGTGTGTGCAACAGAGGAAGAATACATAACACAACAGTGGCAACTATGGAAAGCAAAACAAATGCAGTGCACTGAGGAGATAAGATTTGATCCTCTGAAGTCATACTGAATTAGGTATTGGACACTGTTGAAAGCAACCTTCTCCCTTCTATCACAAATCATTTTCATCCACCTCTATTGGTCTTACTCCTTGGGAATAGACCAAAGAAGGAGAAATGCCACACTCAGGTATGGGCTGCAGTAAAGGCAGGTGTCTCTCTTGCAAAAGTGAAGCTTGGGCCAACTCAAAGCAAGTCTCAAAATAATCCACTGATTCCCCATCTTGTCTTTGCATTAAGAGTTGGTAGTCTCCAAAGCGAATGATGCATTTCCATGGCAGGTCAATTTTGTTTAGGTAGTCCAGTTCCACATTGTCCACAattagtttggtttttttgctcatgttCTTTATCTCAAAACCAAGTTCTGAGCTGTTGAGTTGCCTGAAAAACTGCAGGGTAAACTGAACCCGGGAAACACGGGTATCCATTAAATTATAATGGCAGATGTTAGAATCTCGgccaaactttgccacttcatcTACCCTGCGCCGCTCTCGCTTGTGGAATTTTAAGCTGCGAAACACCTGCTTTTCTTCTTGGCAAGGATGGTACAAAGTTATATGGAGACAAGTTACTGTCTCTTCAGTTTCCACTTCTTCCATGGAACTCATGATGATGATCCTTCTCAGAACTACAAGAAAGAATGAAACATGAAATTATTGCAATGCCAAAAAAATCCACTTGGAACTGGCATCATTTAAAGAACTTTACATACTATTGATTAATTAAAATGTACTTATTTTATAGAGATCCCTGGGTAGTAAACATAGTCTAGCAGCTTGGGCACAGGATTGGGAGTGAAGAACTCCAGCTCGATCACAATAGTTCCATTcccagttttgccattgacttatgTGGATCTGGACAGGTCAAAAGCCTCTCTGTGCTTtggtttcccttctgtaaaatgaggataagtacagagacaaggtgagtgaggtaatatcttttatcggaccaagTTCTGTGTAAGagcaaaagtttctctctctcacgaacagaagttggtccgataaaagatattacctcacccaccttgtctctctaacatcctgggactgaTATGACTACAACAACACAGCATACAACCACAAGTACAGGCTGTTATGAAACTGCCTTAATATTTTTACATGTTTTGAGATCTTTGCATGAAACTATGCAAATATATTAACTAGTTCTGCCCCTATTATAAGTGTCTTACTAAATGAGTTCACCTTTGAAGAAACATTTTGGTGATACATCATTGGAAGCCTAAACACTTGTTTTGTAGACCTCAAAGACCCACATTGGAACTATTATAGTATTTGTTAATGACTGAATATTATATATCACTATTTATTATATTCCTTTGACAATATGAAATGTGACAAGTACCCTTTACAAGTACAgtttgcctgggatgtgggaaactcaGGATCAATTCCCCCTTTCCTGCCAGAAGGTGGGGAGAGGATTTGAACAGAGGTCTCAGATCTCTCTAATCACTATGCTGTGGGAC contains these protein-coding regions:
- the TIFA gene encoding TRAF-interacting protein with FHA domain-containing protein A, with the translated sequence MSSMEEVETEETVTCLHITLYHPCQEEKQVFRSLKFHKRERRRVDEVAKFGRDSNICHYNLMDTRVSRVQFTLQFFRQLNSSELGFEIKNMSKKTKLIVDNVELDYLNKIDLPWKCIIRFGDYQLLMQRQDGESVDYFETCFELAQASLLQERHLPLLQPIPECGISPSLVYSQGVRPIEVDENDL